Proteins found in one Cyprinus carpio isolate SPL01 chromosome B10, ASM1834038v1, whole genome shotgun sequence genomic segment:
- the LOC109052532 gene encoding dopamine beta-hydroxylase-like: protein MRLLNKDLRLQDVTLMYLTVLATVVVLLVASYQAPAVHSRPTLAYHIPLDPTGQLELSWNISYPTQEVYLELKVKELHHGVLLGMSDRGEPTNADLVLLWDDGHKSYFGDAWSDNEGRVMLDTQQDYELLETHQSTEGFFLLFKRPFSTCDPHDYIIEEGTVHIIYAMLERPILSLRELNISRLQSGIQRVLLLRPDAPSPALPRDVRTLEVLAPDVIIPTQETTYWCHIYQLPPNMPKNHIVMYESVITPGNEAIVHHIEVFECSPQMDTVPQFSGSCDSKMKPRKLNYCRHVLAAWAMGAEPFYYPADAGLPLGGEGSSRFLRLEVHYHNPLLISGRRDSSGIRLWYTPSLRRFDAGIMELGLVYTPVMAIPPRQRSFQLTGYCTAKCTQTALPVGGVHIFASQLHTHLAGLGVKTVLVRGGREVEVVQEDKHFSTHYQIIRVLRKMVTVLPGDALVTKCSYNTEDRNKATVGGFGIMEEMCVNYVHYYPRTQLELCKSHVDTDYLQKYFSLINRFQGRESCSCPGTTVEEQFSSLSWDGFSGEVLNSLYLTSPISMHCNQSTAELFPGEWEHQEIPVVTAELQRAPFPCELSHRASPENDNPTEVRPDSSV from the exons ATGCGCCTTCTGAACAAAGATCTTCGGTTGCAAGACGTCACCCTCATGTACCTCACCGTTTTGGCCACTGTGGTGGTGCTCTTGGTGGCATCCTACCAGGCTCCTGCGGTTCACTCCAGACCCACCCTGGCCTACCACATCCCCTTAGACCCCACGGGTCAGCTGGAGCTGTCCTGGAACATCAGCTATCCCACCCAGGAGGTCTATCTGGAGCTGAAAGTCAAAGAGCTCCACCATGGTGTTTTGCTGGGCATGTCCGATCGGGGAGAGCCCACAAATGCCGACCTGGTCCTTCTGTGGGACGACGGTCACAAATCCTATTTTGGG GATGCTTGGAGTGATAATGAAGGCAGAGTGATGTTGGACACTCAGCAGGACTATGAGCTGCTGGAGACTCATCAGTCGACTGAAGGCTTCTTCCTGCTCTTCAAAAGACCATTCAGCACCTGCGACCCACACGACTACATCATAGAG GAAGGTACTGTGCACATCATCTACGCCATGCTGGAGCGGCCCATCCTATCTTTGCGAGAGCTCAACATATCCCGTCTCCAGTCTGGCATCCAGCGAGTGCTGCTCCTGCGTCCAGACGCTCCGTCCCCTGCTCTCCCGAGAGATGTCCGCACGCTGGAGGTCCTGGCCCCTGATGTCATCATCCCCACACAGGAAACCACTTACTGGTGCCACATCTATCAGCTCCCGCCTAATATGCCAAAGAACCACATTGTCATG tacgAGTCTGTGATCACTCCTGGTAACGAAGCCATCGTTCATCACATCGAAGTGTTCGAATGCTCTCCTCAGATGGACACTGTGCCTCAATTCAGCGGCTCCTGTGATTCAAAGATGAAGCCCCGCAAACTCAATTACTGCCGACACGTTCTGGCTGCCTGGGCCATGGGAGCGGAG CCGTTCTACTATCCTGCTGATGCTGGTTTGCCTCTGGGAGGAGAAGGTTCTTCTAGGTTCCTTCGGCTTGAAGTTCATTACCACAACCCTCTACTTATATCAG GACGGAGGGACTCCTCAGGCATTCGTTTGTGGTACACTCCATCTCTGAGGAGGTTTGACGCAGGCATTATGGAGCTGGGGCTAGTCTACACTCCTGTCATGGCCATTCCTCCCCGCCAGCGCTCTTTCCAGCTGACTGGCTACTGCACCGCCAAATGCACACAGACG GCTCTTCCTGTAGGTGGTGTACACATCTTTGCGTCCCAGCTGCACACTCATCTGGCTGGACTCGGGGTGAAGACCGTCCTGGTGCGAGGAGGCAGAGAGGTGGAAGTGGTACAGGAGGACAAACATTTCAGCACTCACTACCAG ATTATCCGTGTTTTAAGGAAGATGGTGACTGTTTTGCCA GGCGACGCTCTCGTCACTAAGTGCTCATATAACACTGAAGACAGGAACAAAGCTACCGTG GGTGGTTTTGGGATCATGGAAGAAATGTGTGTCAATTACGTGCATTACTACCCGCGCACACAGCTGGAGCTGTGCAAGAGCCACGTGGACACAGATTACCTGCAGAAATACTTCAGTCTCATCAACAG GTTTCAAGGACGTGAGAGCTGCAGCTGTCCTGGGACTACGGTGGAAGAGCAGTTCTCCTCGCTGTCCTGGGACGGCTTCAGCGGGGAGGTGCTGAACTCCCTCTACCTCACCTCTCCAATCTCAATGCACTGCAACCAATCCACCGCTGAGCTCTTTCCT GGTGAATGGGAGCATCAGGAGATACCGGTGGTGACGGCGGAGCTCCAGAGAGCCCCGTTCCCGTGTGAATTAAGCCATCGAGCGTCCCCTGAGAATGACAACCCTACAGAGGTCAGGCCCGACAGCAGCGTCTGA